A genomic region of Streptomyces sp. R33 contains the following coding sequences:
- the pdhA gene encoding pyruvate dehydrogenase (acetyl-transferring) E1 component subunit alpha, producing the protein MTVESTAARKPRRSSGTKRAAGAASAAKAPAAKAAATAQNAEPQLVQLLTPEGERVSAADNPDAAEFLSFVEDITTEDLRGLYRDMVLTRRFDGEATALQRQGELGLWASLLGQEAAQIGSGRALRDDDYVFPTYREHGVAWCRGVDPTNLLGMFRGVNHGGWDPNTNNFHLYTIVIGSQTLHATGYAMGVAKDGADSAVIAYFGDGASSQGDVAEAFTFSAVYNSPVVFFCQNNQWAISEPTERQMRVPLYQRAQGFGFPGVRVDGNDVLACLAVTRWALERARRGEGPTLVEAFTYRMGAHTTSDDPTKYRRDEETQAWEAKDPILRLKTYLLASGGADEAFFESLEAESEALGKRVREVVRAMPDPDTMAIFENVYADGHALVDEERAQFAAYLASFEEGH; encoded by the coding sequence GTGACCGTGGAGAGCACTGCCGCGCGCAAGCCGCGACGCAGCAGCGGCACCAAGCGGGCGGCAGGCGCGGCGAGCGCCGCCAAGGCCCCCGCTGCCAAGGCTGCCGCCACCGCGCAGAACGCCGAGCCCCAGCTCGTACAGCTGCTGACGCCCGAAGGGGAACGGGTCAGCGCCGCAGACAATCCCGATGCTGCGGAGTTCCTGTCCTTCGTCGAGGACATCACCACCGAGGACCTGCGCGGGCTCTACCGCGACATGGTCCTGACCCGCCGTTTCGACGGCGAGGCGACGGCCCTGCAGCGTCAGGGCGAGCTGGGTCTGTGGGCCTCGCTGCTCGGCCAGGAGGCCGCGCAGATCGGCTCCGGCCGCGCGCTGCGCGACGACGACTACGTGTTCCCGACGTACCGCGAGCACGGTGTGGCCTGGTGCCGGGGCGTCGACCCGACGAACCTGCTCGGCATGTTCCGCGGCGTGAACCACGGCGGCTGGGACCCGAACACCAACAACTTCCACCTGTACACGATCGTCATCGGCTCGCAGACGCTGCACGCGACCGGTTACGCGATGGGTGTGGCCAAGGACGGCGCGGACTCCGCGGTCATCGCCTACTTCGGCGACGGCGCGTCCAGCCAGGGCGACGTCGCCGAGGCGTTCACCTTCTCGGCCGTCTACAACTCCCCCGTGGTGTTCTTCTGCCAGAACAACCAGTGGGCGATCTCCGAGCCGACCGAGCGCCAGATGCGCGTGCCGCTGTACCAGCGCGCCCAGGGCTTCGGCTTCCCGGGCGTCCGCGTCGACGGCAACGACGTCCTGGCCTGCCTGGCGGTCACCCGCTGGGCGCTGGAGCGCGCGCGCCGCGGCGAGGGCCCGACCCTGGTCGAGGCGTTCACCTACCGCATGGGTGCGCACACCACCTCCGACGACCCGACGAAGTACCGGCGGGACGAGGAGACGCAGGCCTGGGAGGCGAAGGACCCGATCCTGCGCCTGAAGACGTACCTGCTGGCGAGCGGCGGGGCGGACGAGGCCTTCTTCGAGTCCCTCGAGGCCGAGAGCGAGGCGCTGGGCAAGCGGGTGCGCGAGGTCGTGCGCGCCATGCCCGACCCGGACACCATGGCGATCTTCGAGAACGTCTACGCGGACGGGCACGCGCTCGTCGACGAGGAGCGCGCCCAGTTCGCCGCCTACCTCGCGTCCTTCGAGGAGGGTCACTGA
- a CDS encoding dihydrolipoamide acetyltransferase family protein, whose product MTIREFKMPDVGEGLTEAEILKWYVQPGDTVTDGQVVCEVETAKAAVELPIPFDGTVHALLFEEGTTVDVGQVIISVQTGPAEAAAAAPAAEAVAPAAAEAPAAAPAAAARQPVLVGYGVSEASTKRRPRKAAPGASVAAAAPVEAAAPAAAQNGTAAAAAGLNGNGHAAGERPLAKPPVRKLAKDLGIDLASVVPTGEGGVVTREDVHAAAAAAIAPQAAAAQAPAAVPAQAQVQAAAPAAVSGEASARETRIPVKGVRKVTAQAMVGSAFTAPHVTEFITFDVTRTMKLVQELKDDPDLAGLRINPLLLIAKAVLVAVRRNPDVNASWDEAAQEIVLKHYVNLGIAAATPRGLIVPNIKDAHAKTLPELSTALSELVTTARDGKTSPADMQNGTITITNVGVFGVDTGTPILNPGESAILAVGAIKLQPWVHKGKVKPRHVTTLALSFDHRLIDGELGSRFLADIAAVLEHPRRLVTWS is encoded by the coding sequence ATGACCATCCGCGAATTCAAGATGCCCGACGTGGGCGAAGGCCTCACCGAGGCCGAGATCCTCAAGTGGTACGTCCAGCCGGGTGACACGGTCACCGACGGCCAGGTCGTGTGCGAGGTCGAGACGGCGAAGGCGGCCGTGGAGCTGCCGATCCCGTTCGACGGGACCGTGCACGCGCTCCTCTTCGAGGAGGGCACCACGGTCGACGTCGGCCAGGTGATCATCTCGGTGCAGACGGGTCCGGCCGAGGCTGCGGCTGCGGCTCCGGCCGCCGAGGCTGTCGCGCCGGCTGCGGCCGAGGCTCCTGCCGCGGCGCCGGCCGCCGCGGCCCGTCAGCCCGTCCTGGTGGGCTACGGCGTCTCCGAGGCCTCCACGAAGCGCCGCCCGCGCAAGGCGGCGCCGGGCGCCTCCGTCGCGGCAGCTGCGCCCGTCGAGGCAGCCGCGCCCGCCGCCGCGCAGAACGGCACCGCCGCTGCGGCCGCCGGGCTGAACGGCAACGGCCACGCCGCCGGGGAGCGCCCGCTGGCGAAGCCGCCGGTGCGCAAGCTCGCCAAGGACCTCGGGATCGACCTGGCCTCCGTGGTGCCCACCGGCGAGGGCGGCGTCGTGACCCGCGAGGACGTGCACGCCGCCGCCGCGGCTGCGATCGCCCCGCAGGCCGCGGCCGCACAGGCTCCTGCCGCCGTGCCCGCCCAGGCCCAGGTCCAGGCCGCGGCTCCCGCGGCGGTTTCCGGTGAGGCCTCGGCCCGCGAGACCCGGATCCCGGTCAAGGGCGTCCGCAAGGTCACCGCGCAGGCCATGGTCGGCTCCGCGTTCACCGCTCCGCACGTCACCGAGTTCATCACCTTCGACGTGACCCGGACGATGAAGCTGGTCCAGGAGCTCAAGGACGACCCGGACCTCGCCGGTCTGCGGATCAACCCGCTGCTCCTGATCGCCAAGGCGGTCCTCGTGGCCGTCCGCCGCAACCCGGACGTCAACGCGTCCTGGGACGAGGCGGCTCAGGAGATCGTGCTCAAGCACTACGTCAACCTGGGCATCGCGGCGGCCACCCCGCGCGGCCTGATCGTCCCGAACATCAAGGACGCGCACGCCAAGACGCTGCCCGAGCTGTCGACGGCCCTGTCCGAGCTGGTCACCACGGCCCGCGACGGCAAGACCTCCCCGGCCGACATGCAGAACGGCACCATCACCATCACCAACGTCGGCGTCTTCGGCGTCGACACCGGTACGCCCATCCTGAACCCCGGCGAGTCCGCGATCCTCGCGGTCGGCGCGATCAAGCTCCAGCCGTGGGTCCACAAGGGCAAGGTGAAGCCGCGCCACGTCACCACGCTGGCGCTGTCGTTCGACCACCGGCTCATCGACGGTGAGCTCGGCTCCCGCTTCCTGGCGGACATCGCGGCCGTCCTGGAGCACCCGCGCCGCCTCGTCACCTGGTCGTAG
- a CDS encoding GNAT family N-acetyltransferase: MRFRAALTDPTDIDRAVAYPADGPVEALSADKIREELAENRFRPEWIWCAEDENGEILARALWWGRADSERPIALDCLQVRESVADPAGVAAALLAAGHEAFGNLPLYNVSLPGDWRTRPDLVEAVAWRQEAAYRAGLTREIERLRYEWTLPQLPPGVPPADGTAEPTGRLVFREGTDEEFLEAFVRLSAGSLDLATQHELRSMDAEQLAREDMEFYLDCPGERSWWRLADLPDGTLAGMAIPSATPYHRNVGYLGVVPEQRGRGLIDEILAEITRFHAAAGAERITATTDTVNVPMAAAFDRAGYEVTEIRLVLEAQEV; encoded by the coding sequence ATGAGATTCCGCGCCGCCCTCACAGACCCCACCGACATCGACCGCGCCGTCGCCTACCCGGCCGACGGGCCCGTCGAAGCCCTCTCCGCCGACAAGATCCGCGAGGAGCTCGCCGAGAACCGGTTCCGCCCCGAGTGGATCTGGTGCGCCGAGGACGAGAACGGCGAGATCCTGGCCCGCGCGCTGTGGTGGGGTCGCGCCGACAGCGAGCGGCCCATCGCGCTCGACTGCCTCCAGGTACGGGAATCGGTCGCCGACCCGGCGGGCGTCGCCGCAGCGCTGCTGGCCGCCGGGCACGAGGCCTTCGGGAACCTCCCGCTCTACAACGTCTCGCTGCCCGGCGACTGGCGTACCCGCCCCGACCTGGTCGAGGCCGTCGCCTGGCGCCAGGAGGCCGCGTACAGGGCGGGTCTGACCCGGGAGATCGAGCGGCTGCGCTACGAGTGGACCCTCCCCCAGCTACCGCCGGGGGTACCCCCAGCCGACGGGACCGCGGAGCCCACCGGGCGGCTGGTGTTCCGGGAGGGCACGGACGAGGAGTTCCTCGAGGCCTTCGTCCGGCTGTCCGCCGGCAGCCTCGACCTCGCCACGCAGCACGAGCTGCGCTCGATGGACGCGGAGCAACTGGCCCGCGAGGACATGGAGTTCTACCTCGACTGTCCCGGCGAGCGCTCCTGGTGGCGCCTGGCCGACCTCCCGGACGGCACCCTCGCGGGCATGGCCATCCCCTCCGCGACCCCGTACCACCGCAACGTCGGGTACCTGGGCGTCGTACCGGAGCAGCGCGGCCGGGGCCTGATCGACGAGATCCTGGCGGAGATCACCCGCTTCCACGCGGCCGCGGGCGCCGAGCGCATCACCGCGACCACGGACACCGTCAATGTGCCCATGGCCGCGGCGTTCGACCGCGCCGGCTACGAGGTCACGGAGATCCGCCTGGTCCTGGAGGCTCAGGAGGTGTAG
- a CDS encoding PPOX class F420-dependent oxidoreductase, producing the protein MTIELNETVRGLLDSPHPAVLSTLNPDGSPQSSVVWVARDGSDLLVSTEQGRRKERNIARDGRVGLTVFDTANPFLYVEIRGTATLAEDAGRAVAGRIAEEYLGPDGGKEFTESLSESVRVVVRITPTKVLGNAAKAG; encoded by the coding sequence ATGACGATTGAGTTGAACGAGACCGTACGCGGCCTGCTGGACTCCCCGCACCCCGCGGTGCTCTCCACCCTCAACCCCGATGGCAGTCCCCAGAGTTCCGTGGTCTGGGTGGCCCGGGACGGGTCCGATCTGCTGGTCTCCACCGAGCAGGGCCGCCGCAAGGAGCGGAACATCGCGCGGGACGGGCGCGTCGGGCTGACCGTGTTCGACACGGCCAACCCGTTCCTCTACGTCGAGATCCGCGGCACGGCCACCCTCGCCGAGGACGCGGGTCGCGCGGTGGCCGGCCGCATCGCCGAGGAGTACCTGGGGCCGGACGGCGGCAAGGAGTTCACCGAGTCCCTCTCCGAGAGCGTCCGCGTCGTCGTCCGCATCACCCCGACCAAGGTGCTCGGTAACGCCGCCAAGGCCGGCTAG
- a CDS encoding pyridoxamine 5'-phosphate oxidase family protein, with the protein MSPEELHAIELLRRVPYGRVATSMRALPFLALARHVVVDGEVVLRMHAGFGHHQACNGSVVAYGADNFNSADPRLWSVQFTGTARIVEPTTRELELFGPVPHFVDGAVFDPVYMRIEPQFVTVHSLAGNPDREFQHVL; encoded by the coding sequence ATGTCACCGGAGGAACTCCACGCCATCGAACTGCTGCGCCGGGTGCCGTACGGCAGGGTGGCCACCAGCATGCGCGCGCTCCCCTTCCTCGCCCTCGCCCGCCACGTCGTGGTGGACGGCGAGGTCGTCCTGAGAATGCACGCCGGCTTCGGCCACCACCAGGCGTGCAACGGCAGCGTGGTGGCCTACGGCGCCGACAACTTCAATTCCGCGGACCCCCGGCTGTGGTCCGTGCAGTTCACCGGAACGGCCCGGATCGTCGAGCCGACCACCCGTGAACTCGAGTTGTTCGGACCGGTCCCGCATTTCGTGGACGGCGCGGTCTTCGACCCCGTCTACATGCGCATCGAGCCCCAGTTCGTCACCGTGCACTCGCTGGCCGGGAATCCGGACCGGGAGTTCCAGCACGTCCTCTGA
- a CDS encoding response regulator transcription factor: protein MREDGKIKVFLLDDHEVVRRGVHELLSVEEDIEIVGEAGTAADALVRIPATRPDVAVLDVRLPDGSGVEVCREVRSQNEDIKCLMLTSFADDEALFDAIMAGASGYVLKAIRGNELLSAVRDVAAGRSLLDPVATARVLERLRDGKNGKGDDRLANLTEQERKILDLIGEGLTNRVIGERLHLAEKTIKNYVSSLLSKLGMERRSQAAAYVARLQAERRA, encoded by the coding sequence GTGCGCGAAGACGGAAAAATCAAGGTATTCCTCCTGGACGACCACGAAGTGGTACGTCGGGGTGTCCATGAGCTCCTTTCGGTCGAAGAGGACATCGAGATCGTCGGCGAGGCCGGTACCGCCGCAGACGCCCTGGTCCGTATTCCCGCCACCCGGCCCGACGTGGCCGTCCTCGACGTGCGCCTGCCGGACGGCAGCGGGGTGGAGGTCTGCCGCGAGGTCCGGTCCCAGAACGAGGACATCAAGTGCCTGATGCTGACCTCGTTCGCCGACGACGAGGCACTGTTCGACGCGATCATGGCCGGGGCCTCGGGCTACGTGCTCAAGGCGATCCGCGGCAACGAGCTGCTGAGCGCCGTACGGGACGTAGCGGCCGGCAGGTCGCTGCTGGACCCGGTCGCCACCGCGCGCGTGCTGGAGCGGCTGCGCGACGGCAAGAACGGCAAGGGCGACGACCGCCTGGCCAACCTCACCGAGCAGGAGCGCAAGATCCTCGACCTGATCGGCGAGGGCCTGACCAACCGCGTCATCGGCGAGCGCCTGCACCTGGCCGAGAAGACCATCAAGAACTACGTCTCCAGCCTGCTGTCCAAGCTGGGCATGGAGCGCCGCTCCCAGGCCGCCGCGTACGTGGCCCGGCTGCAGGCCGAGAGGCGCGCCTGA
- a CDS encoding protein kinase, producing MAPEPEGNGAGMAEGPEHWGAGGLVGDGRYRLTHRLGRGGMAEVFAAEDVRLGRTVAVKLLRADLAEDPVSKARFTREAQSVAGLNHHAVVAVYDSGEDKVGPNTVPYIVMELVEGRTIRDLLISAEAPGPEQALIIVSGVLEALAYSHQHGIVHRDIKPANVIITDAGAVKVMDFGIARALHGAQSTMTQTGMVMGTPQYLSPEQALGKAVDHRSDLYATGCLLYELLALRPPFTGETPLSVVYQHVQDAPVPPSQLPEGHHIPQELDGLVMRSLAKDPDDRFQSAEEMRGLVQYALQMLHEQGPNTGTWNTGPVTMALPHGRGGAAQTTAMPLGQNGGQQNYPAHATTSAFQQPMVPPLNPDDGSAFPGGGGYDNHGHGGGQGGQGGYDGYDDRGSSRWKLWLFAVLAIIAIAGGVAYAVNSVSDKNKDDSSPPAVQSSSSGQQTPPSASQSTPSHDTQPSRSSEESSPLPSRSSKFTPSTSPSASPSTSPSTSASSSPSKSPSKSPPPSKSVSPPVDPPNPVDEL from the coding sequence ATGGCACCCGAACCCGAGGGAAACGGCGCCGGGATGGCCGAGGGTCCTGAGCATTGGGGCGCCGGCGGCCTGGTCGGCGACGGCCGGTACCGGCTCACCCACCGCCTGGGCCGTGGCGGCATGGCGGAGGTGTTCGCCGCCGAGGACGTCCGGCTCGGCCGGACCGTCGCCGTGAAGCTGCTGCGCGCCGACCTCGCCGAGGACCCGGTCTCCAAGGCCCGCTTCACGCGTGAGGCGCAGTCGGTCGCCGGGCTCAACCACCACGCCGTCGTCGCCGTGTACGACTCCGGCGAGGACAAGGTCGGCCCGAACACCGTCCCGTACATCGTCATGGAGCTGGTCGAGGGCCGCACCATCCGCGACCTGCTGATCAGCGCCGAGGCCCCGGGCCCCGAGCAGGCGCTGATCATCGTCTCGGGCGTGCTCGAGGCGCTCGCGTACTCGCACCAGCACGGCATCGTGCACCGCGACATCAAGCCCGCCAACGTCATCATCACGGATGCCGGCGCGGTGAAGGTGATGGACTTCGGCATCGCCCGAGCCCTGCACGGCGCCCAGTCGACGATGACGCAGACCGGCATGGTCATGGGCACCCCGCAGTACCTGTCGCCCGAGCAGGCGCTCGGCAAGGCGGTGGACCACCGCTCCGACCTGTACGCGACCGGCTGCCTGCTGTACGAACTGCTCGCGCTGCGGCCCCCGTTCACCGGCGAGACCCCGCTCTCGGTGGTCTACCAGCACGTGCAGGACGCGCCGGTCCCGCCCTCGCAGCTGCCGGAGGGCCACCACATCCCGCAGGAGCTCGACGGGCTCGTCATGCGCTCCCTCGCCAAGGACCCGGACGACCGGTTCCAGAGCGCCGAGGAGATGCGCGGGCTGGTCCAGTACGCGCTGCAGATGCTGCACGAGCAGGGTCCGAACACGGGCACCTGGAACACCGGCCCGGTCACCATGGCCCTGCCGCACGGACGCGGTGGCGCGGCGCAGACCACGGCGATGCCGCTGGGCCAGAACGGCGGCCAGCAGAACTACCCGGCACACGCCACGACCTCGGCGTTCCAGCAGCCGATGGTGCCGCCGCTGAACCCGGACGACGGCTCGGCCTTCCCCGGCGGGGGCGGGTACGACAACCACGGCCACGGCGGTGGGCAGGGCGGCCAGGGCGGCTACGACGGCTACGACGACCGCGGCAGCAGCCGGTGGAAGCTGTGGCTGTTCGCGGTGCTGGCGATCATCGCGATCGCGGGCGGCGTGGCGTACGCCGTCAACTCCGTGTCGGACAAGAACAAGGACGACAGCAGTCCGCCCGCCGTCCAGAGTTCCTCGAGCGGCCAGCAGACGCCCCCGTCCGCCTCGCAGAGCACGCCGTCGCACGACACGCAGCCCTCGCGCTCGTCGGAGGAGTCCTCGCCGCTGCCGAGCCGCAGCAGCAAGTTCACGCCGAGCACGAGCCCGTCCGCGTCGCCTTCGACCAGCCCGTCGACGTCGGCGTCGAGCAGTCCGTCGAAGTCGCCGTCGAAGTCGCCGCCGCCGTCGAAGAGCGTGAGTCCGCCGGTGGACCCGCCGAATCCGGTTGACGAGCTTTAG
- a CDS encoding alpha-ketoacid dehydrogenase subunit beta, with product MAVEKMSIAKALNESLRKALETDPKVLIMGEDVGKLGGVFRITDGLQKDFGEERVIDTPLAESGIVGTAIGLALRGYRPVVEIQFDGFVFPAYDQIVTQLAKMHARALGKVKMPVVVRIPYAGGIGAVEHHSESPEALFAHVPGLKVVSPSNASDAYWMLQQAILSDDPVIFFEPKRRYWDKGEVDTDAIPGELHKARVAREGSDLTLAAYGPMVKVCLEAAAAAAEEGKSVEVVDLRSMSPIDFDGLQASVEKTRRLVVVHEAPVFLGTGAEIAARITERCFYHLEAPVLRVGGFHAPYPPARLEDEYLPGLDRVLDAVDRSLAY from the coding sequence ATGGCTGTCGAGAAGATGTCGATCGCGAAGGCGCTCAACGAGTCCCTGCGCAAGGCCCTGGAGACGGACCCCAAGGTCCTGATCATGGGCGAGGACGTCGGCAAGCTGGGTGGTGTCTTCCGCATCACCGACGGACTGCAGAAGGACTTCGGCGAGGAGCGGGTCATCGACACCCCGCTCGCCGAGTCCGGCATCGTCGGCACGGCGATCGGCCTGGCGCTGCGCGGCTACCGCCCCGTGGTGGAGATCCAGTTCGACGGGTTCGTCTTCCCCGCGTACGACCAGATCGTCACGCAGCTCGCGAAGATGCACGCGCGGGCGCTGGGCAAGGTCAAGATGCCCGTCGTCGTCCGCATCCCGTACGCGGGCGGCATCGGCGCGGTGGAGCACCACTCGGAGTCCCCCGAGGCGCTGTTCGCGCACGTCCCGGGCCTGAAGGTGGTCTCCCCGTCGAACGCGAGCGACGCGTACTGGATGCTCCAGCAGGCGATCCTCAGCGACGACCCGGTGATCTTCTTCGAGCCGAAGCGGCGCTACTGGGACAAGGGCGAGGTCGACACCGACGCCATCCCCGGCGAGCTGCACAAGGCGCGCGTGGCGCGCGAGGGTTCCGACCTCACCCTGGCGGCCTACGGCCCGATGGTGAAGGTCTGCCTGGAGGCGGCGGCCGCGGCGGCCGAGGAGGGCAAGTCGGTGGAGGTCGTGGACCTGCGCTCGATGTCCCCGATCGACTTCGACGGGCTGCAGGCCTCCGTGGAGAAGACCCGCCGGCTCGTGGTCGTCCACGAGGCCCCGGTGTTCCTGGGCACGGGCGCGGAGATCGCCGCCCGCATCACGGAGCGGTGCTTCTACCACCTGGAGGCTCCGGTGCTGCGCGTGGGCGGTTTCCACGCTCCGTACCCGCCGGCCCGCCTGGAGGACGAGTACCTGCCGGGCCTGGACAGGGTGCTCGACGCCGTCGACCGCTCGCTGGCGTACTGA